The following proteins are encoded in a genomic region of Papaver somniferum cultivar HN1 unplaced genomic scaffold, ASM357369v1 unplaced-scaffold_10, whole genome shotgun sequence:
- the LOC113326067 gene encoding cytochrome P450 CYP736A12-like has translation MYMRLGLVPAIVVTSPELAELILKTHDIVFASRSILESGKYFGYEQELVFKQYCSAWRNIRKLCTLHLLTNSKIESFRSTRESEVRNAVESIKVAADSQVLVNLSLIVESLAEDITHKTIFGSLKNDRFNSKSLIQEAFRLAGAFNVADYIPYIGTLDPQGLARQIKSTGKLVDEFLEHIIDQHIKDHGMSQQDHYQRDFVDILLSLMNAQETTMNNELKLDRENVKAISLDMIGAMMETSATTVQWAISEIIKNTRVMKLVQQELETVVGLDRQVEETDLVKFPYLDMVLKESMRLHPVTPLLIPRESMDDININGYHIPKKTRVFVNVWAIGRDKKVWSDNAEEFYPERFTVVDVDMRGKDFRLLPFGSGRRGCPGMQMGLTLVRLMLAQLVHCFN, from the exons ATGTACATGAGATTGGGTCTAGTTCCAGCCATTGTTGTCACATCACCGGAGTTAGCCGAACTGATCCTGAAAACTCATGACATTGTTTTTGCTAGCAGATCAATACTTGAGAGTGGAAAATACTTTGGTTATGAACAGGAGTTAGTTTTCAAACAATATTGCTCGGCATGGCGAAATATTCGGAAACTATGTACTTTACATTTACTTACTAATTCGAAGATTGAATCGTTCAGGTCTACACGAGAAAGTGAAGTGAGAAATGCTGTTGAGTCGATTAAAGTTGCAGCTGATAGTCAAGTGCTCGTTAATTTGAGCCTTATAGTGGAATCGTTAGCAGAAGATATAACTCATAAAACAATATTTGGATCACTTAAGAATGATCGGTTTAATTCTAAATCTCTCATCCAAGAAGCTTTTAGGTTAGCAGGAGCCTTCAACGTAGCTGATTACATTCCATATATTGGAACACTTGACCCTCAG GGATTGGCCAGGCAAATAAAATCAACCGGCAAACTTGTAGATGAATTCCTCGAGCATATCATCGACCAACATATAAAAGACCATGGAATGTCACAACAAGATCATTATCAAAGGGACTTCGTCGATATTTTGttatccttgatgaatgcacaaGAGACGACCATGAATAATGAACTGAAATTAGATCGTGAAAACGTCAAAGCAATCTCGTTAGACATGATTGGAGCAATGATGGAGACGTCAGCAACGACGGTTCAGTGGGCAATCTCAGAAATCATAAAGAACACTCGTGTCATGAAACTAGTTCAACAAGAATTAGAAACAGTAGTTGGGTTGGATAGACAAGTAGAAGAGACCGATCTAGTGAAGTTTCCATACTTAGATATGGTGCTAAAAGAGAGTATGCGACTTCATCCCGTGACTCCGCTCTTGATACCTCGTGAATCCATGGATGATATCAACATTAACGGTTACCACATACCTAAAAAGACAAGGGTATTTGTGAACGTTTGGGCAATCGGAAGGGACAAAAAAGTGTGGTCGGATAATGCTGAGGAATTTTACCCAGAGAGGTTTACTGTGGTGGATGTAGATATGAGAGGAAAAGACTTTAGGCTTCTGCCGTTTGGATCAGGTCGTAGAGGTTGCCCTGGAATGCAAATGGGTCTTACCTTGGTCCGATTGATGTTAGCACAATTAGTGCATTGCTTTAATTGA